ttatatatatatattaaccataATTTACCTGTAGCCTGTAAAACAATGATACATTGTAAAAGCAAGACACTGGTTTTGTCACAAATTCCATTTACTGTATTGTAGCTGACAAGAGAAAAACGAGTGGCGAGCTTTACCAAATGGatctagctagttagttagctagctagtgcaCCAACACAAAGCTAGCTAGCGATATACCTGTTTACACACACCATCATTTATCCAGCAGTTTAAATCCTAAATTGTGCACTGGAACAACAACATGCACAGATTTGCTAGAATACAGGTTAATCCCAGGAGCTTGGAGTTGTGTGTCCATGTAAGTTTGCCAAAAAGACGTAGAAGGCTTTGCTAAATTGCCCCAAGGTTTGGGTGAATTAATGTGTAGACTGAAATCTGCTGCAGGAGATATACCTTGGGTATTTCTATGTAAGCTCTTGACCTGACAGAAGCAGTTCTACAATATAATTTCATGATAATATAGTCtgtttacattacaatacatttagtTTACATTACTGTACTTCACCATTTATATTATAGTTTGGCTCAACAAGCAAATCAAGTACAtttgttacataaaaaaaaacacctacaaaCACACCATTGTACAAAGACTAGTTGCACAACAAATGGAAATTCATTATCTATGTtcctttaaatattaataattcctTACATCAGGTGCTAAGCAATCCACAAATATACAAGATAATATTgtaaccctgtgttcacactagcAGGCGATTGGTTGTCACGATTTGGTAACAAGTGGCAAGTGACACAGCGACAATTAACAAATTGAATTTAGATTTTCTGAACTTCAAGCAAATTAATTATGATGCAATGAACAGatattctaacccgattggccaAACGAATTCTTTGGATCAATCACATACTCTGAGGTCTCCAGCTTCTGGTCTGTGAACATTTGATTCCTACCGTACTTCACTTTTATACCCACAAGTGTGGTTCTAAACATCGATTCATTGTTGCCATTTTTCCATTTTGTAATAATGCCAAAAAGCAATTTGAAGAAAATTAAAGCATGAAAGAAAGCAGCAGATAGCACAATCGGGTGCTTGCTATGCTATGCCAGCATGCTATCTGGCCATGGTATACAAGCCAACAGCCTCTAATACACCCACAGGAGACATACTTAGGGCAACACAAGCAGCTACTTGCCTGCcaatgtgaacgcagggtaacatTCATCCATTACATGACAATCGTCATAATTGCATCCGTGTCCATCATAGTGCACTTGTGTTTCTTAAAAGTGCTGGAATACCTAAAACTCTGGTCACATTCTgcgcactgatacggtttctctcctgtgtgaatgcgcttgtgTGCTTGTAAAGCATGTTTTAGAGCAAAACTCTTGCCACACTCTGGGCAGTCATGTGGCTTCTGTCCGGTGTGAAGGTGCTGATGTTTCTTAAAGAAAGTGCCGTCtctaaagctcttcccacactctgagcagtaatacggtttctctcctgtgtggacGCGCTGGTGGAGTTGGAGATTGTTCTGAACAGTAAAGCTCTTTCCACAATCTGAACAGCAATACGGTTTCtccccagtgtgaatgcgttggtggcGTCGGAGACTACCCTGTAGAGcaaagctcttcccacactctgagcactcgtgcggtttctctcctgtatgagTGAGCTGGTGTTTTCTGGCGGTACTATTGTCTCTAAAACTCTTGCCACAGTCtgggcactgatacggtttctctcctgtgtgaatgcgccggtgttTTATGAGGGTACCGTTCTCACCAAACCCTTTACCACAGTCCAAGCAGCGATAcggcttctctcctgtgtgaatgcgcatgTGCACATGGAGATAGTTTCGTTTCTTATAACTGTTCCCACACACTGGACAGCGGTAAGTTTTCTTCTTTACTacacttttctttatttctttgctgGGTTTGTTTGAGTGAAGAGTAGCAGAGTCGGTCTGCAGAGAGTCGACGCTTCTGGATGCCATACGTCACGATTAATTTCCCTTGATATCAGCTAGGATGTGTTTGTGGAGGTCAGTTAAAACTGAGAGAGGTGGGTTGTGAGACAATTTCTTTCATTTCtgaaagaatataaagaaaaacatattaaaaatacagtacatacacaggCATATAATAGGCATTATAAATACCTCAAggagcccaatcccatttcaccccttgcttCAATCAGTATGGTGtatggtatccattttgcatgTTCATACCTAGGGCTAGGGTGTCCCAAATATTGTTGAAACAGCAATATAGTTTCCAATTCTTGTTCTTGTTGGGACAGAGGTGTagagtgtcccaattcttgtttagatagaggggtagggtgtcccaattatatatatatatatatatatatatatatatatatatatatatatatatatatattagggctcctaaaaattatatattatgccaagttttgcactctctctctgctgctaatcgtgttaaagaaattaaaaacatgtaagcTTCTTATTGGATCTTATTGTCTCTGAAAAACTGAAGCTTGATTATTGACACAGTTCCGGCTGATTTTGAATTCTTTTGCATCTTCAAGGCAggttcttgagatggcagcagtcaATGAATTAACGTCAGAATATTTCCCATTTGTTGCAGGTCTTTTTAGGTCTTTGTAAACTCTTCTCTGGGACATATTTCACTCGCAGAGAATGTAAAAAGACACAACAACAATATTTAAGTGTAAACACTGTTGTaaatctgtgtgtaaaaactattttttttgttaaggttTTAAAGGATCAGATGAAACTAGGTGCAAGATACCATGCACACCACCTTCAGACGTACTATAGATGAAGTCAGAGCAAGGCCTGATGCCAGGTGAATGGGAGATGGAGATGGCTGCAGTATGTGGATTAACACGGTCCTGTTGTAATAGTGGAAAAGatagtgtgcattcagaaaaaaaGACGGCCCACTGGTTGCAGGATAGCTATGATACGATCTCTTTAGAACTTTTCCAGCTGTTCAAATTGCTTTTAAATTCTTCTCTGGGACATACACtgcttggccaaaaaaaatttgtcacctgaatttaagtaagtaaatgatgtggggttgatgctgcagttggtctgcagatctaggttcagcaacagtatgtgctgaaagaatgaggtcagctgactacctgaatatactgaatatagaccaggttattccatcaatggattttttctcccctgatgacacgagcatattccaagatgacagtgtcaggattcatggtgctggaattgtgaaagaatgattcagggagcatgggatcatcattttcacacatggattgttcaccacagagtccagatcttaacctcattgagaatctttgggatgtgctggatggagaagactttgagcagtggtcagactcaaccatcatcaatgctgctgcaagatcttggtgaaaaacgAATGCAACCCTGGatagaaataaatcttgtgacattgcagaagcttatcagcACAGTGCCGCAGTAAAAGCGTGCTGCAAACAAAGATAAATCTGGTCCAACAAAATATAAATGTGAACTTTTATTTTGGTGTTTATACTAGTATTTTTTAATTGACgccactaatataaataaaattgcattttacatttcttaacttaattttcttatttacaattagaaatccactataaaaataaaaaaaacttgtgtcttaagaagaaaaagtgcgattaatcacaaaatatttattttgttattttgactgGTGTTTAACAGATAATGCTCAATGCAAAATAAGCACCATATCAGtcactccctctcacacacacacacacacacacacacacacacacacacacacacacacacacacacacaccaaggtcAGAAACATCTTACACACATTATTAATGGGTTCTACAGGCTCTGACTGAGTGTGAAGGAGCTCTGATATGACTGAATGGTTCTTCAGTGTGAATCTATAATCTATTAAATGGTTCTATACAGAACTAGAACAGGTTCCATTACTGCTACACCTAAATAACAACTGTTTAAAGACCGGGTTATTGTATGACAGCGCAGTAAATCCGCTGGAAACAGTGGATCAGTGTAATAATCAGTGTAATATAGGCGGGCTGTACCTCCGGCAGCTCTGCTCCTCCTGCAGCTCCGCGGCCGCTCCGCTCCTTCTTCGCTTCACTCCTGCAGGAGAACCGCGGCGAGGGAACAGCGCCCCCGCCAGGCCTGCAGCGcccccactcactcactcacagccCAGACTGATTCTCAGTCACGTGTTTACTGACGTCGCCGAGGCACAGAGAGACTGTGAGCCAGCATGGAAATGagtctttaatatttaattaactgaGTTTAATTCACTTTTTAAGCCTTTAAGTAgcattaatacaaataaacatagaGAAAAATGTTCTTCTGATATTATGATCTGTTTATTAATGATGATCAAATGTATATTCCTCATTTCCTCATTTAATATATTAATgctatattcatatttatatcatCTCTTGTTCTATTGtgttgttatattatgttatctaAATATGTTATGGATATTATGGTATTTGTCCGACGTTATATGTATACTTGCTTATTAAATGCATAATTTAAAAAGGGTGGAAATCGGCCTACAAGCAGAACTTCTCACCTCACAGGTATttaatttgaaataataaaatcagtttttatcacttttttatcAGTCCTGGGTTGATGCTGTAATTCTTCTGATAGGACAGCTGTTTAATGTTGAGTAGAGAAATTCCTGGAACAGTTTCAGACACCAGTAAACCAGATAGAATACTGTATTGTATTTCAAtcagttaatcaatcaatcaatcaatcaacctttatgttCACTCAAAATAGGGAAAAATAGGGGAAACCCTCAAAAAGTAAGTAAAAtctaatatttaatcaggttaatttttaaaaaaagaaaatgtataaacaaaacaaaaagaaaaaaatgtaattgcatTAGAAAAACAAACCATTGAGATTTAATtaagatgaaataaaataattcagaataaaagaataGTAAGTAAAATGAAGTATTGGGTGCAGTCCTTAAATGCATACTGTTATTTTTTAGGGATTGTTGGTCAACAAACacaatttgattattttaaaaacatattcattcataacatttttatcacaaaaaataaatgcagcaataaaataattagaaatgTTCTTTGTGAAGTGATATTTGCTGCTGACAGATTTTTTTCATCTTTATttgattgatttgtttatttaaaaaatatatggaaaatcTATTATCCagctaaacatgttttaaaaagattTCATTTAGACTTATACTTTAGCCTTTAAAAGATACCTGTGTTTTTGTGTAATAGGGAAAGAAATGAGTGTTTACACAAGATTTTGATAGATATGCAAAAAAATTTGGAAGGAAAACTTAAATGAAGATATCTTATCAAGCACCAGCAAAGCTCACACCAGTACTCCGATAAGCAGG
This genomic stretch from Astyanax mexicanus isolate ESR-SI-001 chromosome 15, AstMex3_surface, whole genome shotgun sequence harbors:
- the LOC103039374 gene encoding zinc finger protein 3, with the translated sequence MASRSVDSLQTDSATLHSNKPSKEIKKSVVKKKTYRCPVCGNSYKKRNYLHVHMRIHTGEKPYRCLDCGKGFGENGTLIKHRRIHTGEKPYQCPDCGKSFRDNSTARKHQLTHTGEKPHECSECGKSFALQGSLRRHQRIHTGEKPYCCSDCGKSFTVQNNLQLHQRVHTGEKPYYCSECGKSFRDGTFFKKHQHLHTGQKPHDCPECGKSFALKHALQAHKRIHTGEKPYQCAECDQSFRYSSTFKKHKCTMMDTDAIMTIVM